In the genome of Aureimonas sp. OT7, one region contains:
- a CDS encoding metalloregulator ArsR/SmtB family transcription factor produces MDENDALAGFAALSHKDRLRIIRMLVVAGADGMAAGAIAGALDDAPPSRVSFHLKELERAGLVQGRRDGKSIIYSANWPALSDLVAFLMHDCCQGHCKYCDQAIALFAKCEGRPTGTIRCE; encoded by the coding sequence ATGGACGAAAACGACGCGCTCGCGGGCTTCGCCGCGCTCTCTCACAAGGACCGCTTGCGGATAATCCGCATGTTGGTCGTCGCGGGGGCTGACGGCATGGCCGCTGGTGCCATCGCCGGCGCGCTCGATGATGCGCCGCCGTCGCGCGTCTCCTTCCATCTCAAGGAACTGGAGCGTGCCGGACTCGTGCAGGGGCGGCGAGATGGCAAGTCGATCATCTACAGCGCCAACTGGCCGGCGCTCTCCGATCTCGTCGCCTTCCTCATGCACGACTGCTGCCAAGGTCACTGCAAATATTGCGATCAAGCGATTGCCCTGTTCGCGAAATGCGAGGGCCGCCCAACCGGTACGATCCGCTGCGAATAG
- a CDS encoding VirB3 family type IV secretion system protein encodes MAVSFEALDAVPGFSVPVHRALTEPILLGGAPRSVAILNGTLAGAVGLGLQLWLAGILIWAVGHIAAVWAAKRDPLFVEVARRHLRIPGHLSV; translated from the coding sequence ATGGCGGTGAGTTTCGAGGCGCTCGACGCGGTTCCGGGATTCAGTGTGCCGGTTCACCGCGCCCTGACCGAACCGATCCTGCTTGGCGGAGCGCCACGCTCCGTCGCGATCCTCAATGGCACGCTGGCCGGAGCCGTGGGCCTCGGCCTCCAGCTCTGGCTGGCCGGCATCCTGATCTGGGCCGTCGGTCACATCGCCGCCGTCTGGGCCGCCAAGCGCGATCCGCTCTTCGTCGAGGTCGCGCGCCGCCACCTCCGCATCCCCGGTCATCTTTCGGTGTGA
- the trbE gene encoding conjugal transfer protein TrbE, with protein sequence MMNLAEYRRTASRLADYLPWVALVGFGVVLNKDGSFQRTAKFRGPDLDSAVAAELVAVAGRLNNAFRRLGSGWAIFVEAQRSEAATYPASRFPDPASALVDAERKADFEEKGSHFVSGYFLTFLWLPPAEDAARSESWLYEGRETSSVNPWELVRGFADRTDRVLALLDGFMPECRWLDDAGTLTYLHSTISINRHRVRVPETPTYLDALLADQPLTGGLEPRLGNQHLRVLTITGFPATTTPGLLDEMNRLAFPYRWSTRAILMDKTDATRLLTKIRRQWFAKRKSIAAILKEVMTNEQSALVDTDAANKAADADMALQELGADMAGMAYVTATVTVWDEDARRADEKLRLVEKIIQSRDFSVMVETVNAVDAWLGSLPGHAYANVRQPPVSTLNLAHMVPSSAVWAGPERDDHFGAPPLLYGRTEGSTPFRFSLHVGDVGHTLVVGPTGAGKSVLLALMALQFRRYARSQVFAFDFGGSIRACALAMQGDWHDLGGELTDASETSVSLQPLARIHETAERAWAADWIVAILTRENIQITPEVKEHIWTALTSLASAPVGERTITGLAVLLQSNDLKQALRAYCVGGPYGRLLDAETEHLGSADVQAFEIEGLVGTGAAPAVLSYLFHRIGDRLDGWPTLLIIDEGWLALDDEGFADQLREWLKTLRKKNASVIFATQSLSDIDNSAIAPAIIESCPTRLLLPNERAIEPQITAIYRRFGLNDRQIEILARATPKRDYYCQSRRGNRLFDLGLSEVGLALCAASAKSDQALISEILTEHGRDGFLAAWLKARGVEWAAELIPDLSNLATESEDLPSVIFDEDAFELTLEEEESTP encoded by the coding sequence ATGATGAATCTCGCCGAATACCGCCGTACCGCATCCCGCCTCGCCGATTACCTTCCCTGGGTAGCGCTGGTCGGCTTCGGCGTTGTCCTCAACAAGGACGGCTCGTTCCAGCGCACCGCGAAGTTTCGCGGTCCCGATCTGGATTCCGCCGTCGCGGCCGAGCTGGTCGCGGTCGCTGGCCGCCTTAACAATGCCTTCCGTCGCCTCGGCTCCGGCTGGGCGATCTTCGTCGAAGCACAGCGGTCGGAAGCCGCCACCTATCCGGCGAGCCGCTTCCCCGATCCCGCATCGGCGCTGGTCGATGCCGAGCGCAAGGCCGATTTCGAGGAGAAAGGCAGCCATTTCGTCTCTGGCTATTTCCTGACCTTCCTCTGGCTTCCGCCCGCCGAGGATGCCGCCCGCTCCGAGTCCTGGCTTTACGAGGGCCGCGAAACGTCGAGCGTGAACCCTTGGGAACTGGTGCGCGGCTTTGCCGACCGCACCGACCGCGTGCTGGCGCTGCTCGACGGTTTTATGCCGGAATGCCGCTGGCTCGATGACGCCGGGACGCTGACTTACCTGCATTCGACGATTTCGATCAACCGGCATCGCGTCCGCGTGCCCGAAACCCCGACCTATCTCGATGCGCTGCTGGCCGATCAGCCGCTGACCGGCGGGCTGGAGCCGCGCCTGGGCAATCAGCATCTCCGGGTGCTGACGATCACCGGCTTTCCGGCAACCACCACCCCCGGCCTGCTCGACGAAATGAACCGGTTGGCCTTTCCCTATCGCTGGTCGACCCGCGCCATCCTCATGGACAAGACCGATGCGACCCGGCTGCTGACGAAGATCAGGCGCCAGTGGTTCGCCAAGCGCAAGTCGATTGCCGCCATCCTGAAAGAGGTGATGACCAACGAGCAATCCGCGCTCGTCGACACCGACGCCGCCAACAAGGCGGCCGATGCCGACATGGCCCTGCAGGAACTTGGCGCCGACATGGCGGGCATGGCCTATGTCACGGCGACCGTCACCGTTTGGGACGAGGACGCCCGCCGCGCCGACGAAAAGCTGCGGCTGGTCGAGAAGATCATCCAGTCCCGCGATTTCAGCGTCATGGTCGAAACGGTCAACGCCGTCGACGCCTGGCTCGGCAGCTTGCCCGGACATGCCTATGCGAATGTCCGGCAACCGCCGGTCTCGACGCTCAACCTTGCCCACATGGTCCCTTCGTCCGCCGTGTGGGCGGGACCGGAACGGGACGATCACTTCGGCGCGCCCCCGCTGCTGTATGGCAGGACCGAAGGATCGACCCCGTTCCGGTTTTCCCTCCATGTCGGCGATGTCGGCCATACGCTTGTCGTCGGGCCGACGGGTGCCGGCAAATCGGTGCTGCTGGCGCTAATGGCCTTGCAGTTCCGGCGCTACGCGCGCTCACAGGTCTTTGCCTTCGATTTCGGCGGCTCGATCCGGGCCTGCGCCCTCGCGATGCAAGGTGACTGGCACGATCTTGGTGGCGAGCTGACCGACGCTTCCGAAACATCCGTCTCGCTGCAACCTCTGGCGCGCATTCACGAGACGGCCGAACGCGCCTGGGCCGCCGACTGGATCGTGGCGATCCTGACGCGCGAGAACATCCAGATCACCCCGGAGGTGAAGGAGCACATCTGGACGGCCCTGACCTCGCTCGCCTCCGCCCCGGTCGGGGAACGCACCATCACCGGCCTCGCCGTGCTGCTCCAGTCGAATGATCTGAAACAGGCGCTCCGCGCCTATTGCGTCGGTGGTCCCTATGGCCGGCTGCTCGATGCGGAGACCGAACATCTTGGTTCAGCAGACGTGCAGGCATTCGAAATCGAGGGCCTTGTCGGGACCGGCGCGGCGCCCGCGGTCCTCTCTTATCTCTTCCACCGCATCGGCGACCGGCTAGACGGGTGGCCCACGCTGCTGATCATCGACGAGGGCTGGCTGGCGCTCGACGACGAAGGCTTCGCGGACCAACTCAGGGAATGGCTCAAAACCCTGCGAAAGAAGAACGCCAGCGTCATCTTCGCCACGCAGTCACTGTCCGACATCGACAATTCAGCCATCGCGCCGGCGATCATCGAAAGCTGCCCAACGCGGCTGTTGCTGCCCAACGAGCGCGCCATCGAACCCCAGATCACCGCGATCTATCGCCGTTTCGGCCTCAATGACAGGCAGATCGAGATCCTCGCACGGGCCACGCCCAAGCGGGACTACTACTGCCAGTCGCGGCGCGGCAACCGCCTGTTTGACCTCGGATTGTCGGAAGTCGGGCTGGCGCTTTGCGCCGCATCGGCCAAATCCGATCAGGCCCTGATCAGCGAAATCCTCACCGAGCATGGCCGCGACGGGTTCCTCGCCGCCTGGCTCAAGGCGCGTGGCGTCGAATGGGCCGCAGAACTGATCCCGGACCTCAGCAATCTCGCGACCGAAAGCGAGGATCTGCCGTCCGTCATTTTCGATGAGGACGCGTTCGAGCTCACCCTGGAAGAAGAGGAAAGTACCCCATGA
- a CDS encoding TrbC/VirB2 family protein yields the protein MIRCAVRIRHHLATAAAFTWASLMTAPAQASGSSMPWEAPLQSILESVEGPVAKIVAVIIIIVTGLTLAFGDTGGGFRRLIQIVFGISIAFAASSFFLSFFSFGGGALV from the coding sequence ATGATCCGTTGCGCCGTTCGTATCCGTCATCATCTGGCGACCGCCGCCGCCTTCACCTGGGCGAGCCTGATGACTGCCCCCGCCCAAGCGTCTGGCTCCTCCATGCCCTGGGAAGCGCCGCTGCAATCCATCCTTGAATCCGTCGAAGGCCCGGTGGCCAAGATCGTGGCAGTGATCATCATCATCGTCACCGGCCTGACGCTCGCATTCGGCGATACCGGCGGCGGCTTCCGTCGCCTCATCCAGATCGTCTTCGGTATCTCCATCGCCTTCGCGGCGTCCAGCTTCTTCCTCTCGTTCTTCAGCTTCGGCGGCGGAGCGCTGGTCTGA
- the trbL gene encoding P-type conjugative transfer protein TrbL, which yields MGGTGVIDNFLGIFTSYIDSGFGLLGGEVAFIATTLIVIDVTLAALFWAWGADGDIIARLVKKTLFVGVFAYLISNWNNLARIVFESFAGLGLMASGTGFSVADLLRPGRVAQTGLDAGRPLLESISDLMGWIAFFENFIQIACLLFAWALVVLAFFILAIQLFVTLIEFKLTTLAGFVLIPFGLFGKTAFMAERVLGNVISSGIKVLVLAVIIGIGSTLFGQFTAGFGGATPTIDDAMAIVLAALSLLGLGIFGPGIATGLVSGGPQLSAGAAVGTGLAVGGAAIAAGGATMLAARGGAAALSGGAALARGGASAAGAASSAYTLGSLGGSGTAGVASGLGGVARAGASAAVSPLKRAASRASDSLKSSYSDGAKAGFAASGGTSTMGTVGRDSSPAPSTPSTPDGPPAWAQQMRRGRAMSHGVTAAAHAVRSGDSHGGGSSVSLSESDRT from the coding sequence ATGGGCGGAACGGGGGTCATCGATAATTTTCTCGGCATCTTCACCAGCTATATCGACTCCGGCTTCGGCCTGCTCGGCGGCGAGGTGGCGTTTATCGCCACGACGCTGATCGTCATCGACGTGACGCTCGCCGCACTGTTCTGGGCCTGGGGCGCCGACGGCGACATCATTGCGCGGTTGGTGAAAAAGACGCTGTTCGTCGGCGTCTTCGCCTATCTCATCAGCAACTGGAACAATCTCGCACGGATCGTCTTCGAGAGCTTCGCCGGGCTCGGGCTCATGGCGTCCGGCACTGGCTTCTCGGTTGCCGATCTGCTGCGCCCCGGCCGCGTTGCCCAAACCGGGCTGGACGCCGGTCGCCCGCTGCTGGAATCTATTTCGGACCTGATGGGCTGGATCGCCTTCTTCGAGAACTTCATCCAGATCGCGTGCCTGTTGTTCGCCTGGGCGCTGGTGGTGCTGGCCTTTTTCATCCTGGCAATCCAGCTTTTCGTCACGCTGATCGAGTTCAAGCTGACCACGCTGGCCGGCTTCGTGCTGATTCCATTCGGCCTGTTCGGCAAGACCGCCTTCATGGCCGAGCGGGTGCTGGGCAATGTGATCTCCAGCGGTATCAAGGTGCTGGTCCTCGCCGTCATCATCGGCATCGGCTCCACGCTCTTCGGCCAGTTTACCGCAGGCTTCGGCGGTGCGACCCCGACAATCGACGACGCCATGGCGATCGTGCTGGCAGCCCTTTCCCTTCTCGGCCTCGGCATCTTCGGCCCCGGCATCGCCACCGGCCTCGTCTCCGGAGGCCCGCAACTCAGTGCCGGCGCCGCCGTCGGGACTGGCCTTGCGGTTGGCGGCGCTGCGATCGCAGCCGGTGGCGCGACCATGCTCGCGGCGCGGGGTGGCGCAGCCGCACTCTCGGGCGGGGCAGCACTTGCCCGCGGCGGTGCCTCGGCCGCCGGTGCGGCTTCGTCCGCCTATACCCTCGGCTCCTTGGGCGGGTCCGGCACGGCCGGGGTCGCCTCCGGCCTTGGCGGTGTGGCGCGCGCCGGAGCCTCCGCCGCCGTTTCACCACTCAAGCGCGCCGCCTCCCGCGCCAGCGACAGCCTGAAATCCAGCTATTCCGATGGTGCGAAAGCCGGATTCGCGGCATCCGGCGGCACGTCGACCATGGGCACCGTCGGCAGAGATTCGTCGCCTGCGCCGTCAACCCCCTCAACCCCTGATGGGCCGCCGGCCTGGGCGCAGCAGATGCGGCGTGGCCGGGCCATGAGCCACGGCGTCACGGCTGCTGCTCATGCTGTCCGATCCGGCGACAGCCACGGCGGCGGCTCCTCCGTCAGCCTTTCCGAAAGTGACCGCACATGA
- the trbB gene encoding P-type conjugative transfer ATPase TrbB → MPGINHKQANVDRGARMLRTALGPAISTLLQDPSVVEVMLNPDGRIWVDRLSEGLADTGEILSAADGERIVRLVAHHVGVEVHARSPRVSAELPETGERFEGLLPPVVSAPAFAIRKPAVAVFTLDDYVAAGIMSADQAETLRAAVASRANILVAGGTSTGKTTLTNALLAEVAKTQDRVVIIEDTRELQCAASNLVAMRTKDGVATLSELVRSSLRLRPDRIPIGEVRGAEALDLLKAWGTGHPGGIGTIHAGSGIGALRRLEQLIQEAVVTVPRAMIAETIDLVAVLAGRGSARRLAELACVEGLGPDGDYRISLAFPDTSIPHVPGEPA, encoded by the coding sequence ATGCCAGGCATCAACCACAAACAGGCAAATGTGGACCGCGGCGCGCGCATGCTCCGGACAGCGCTCGGGCCTGCCATCTCAACCCTGCTGCAAGACCCGTCTGTCGTCGAGGTCATGCTGAACCCGGACGGACGCATCTGGGTGGACCGGCTGTCCGAAGGGTTGGCCGATACGGGCGAAATACTGTCCGCCGCTGACGGTGAGCGCATCGTGCGGCTGGTCGCCCACCATGTCGGCGTCGAAGTCCATGCGCGCAGCCCGCGCGTCTCGGCCGAACTGCCCGAAACCGGCGAGCGCTTCGAGGGGTTGCTGCCGCCGGTCGTGTCCGCACCCGCCTTCGCCATCCGCAAGCCCGCGGTCGCAGTATTCACGCTAGACGACTATGTGGCCGCCGGCATCATGTCCGCCGATCAGGCGGAAACGCTCCGCGCGGCCGTCGCGTCCCGCGCCAACATCCTTGTCGCAGGCGGCACGTCCACCGGTAAAACGACGCTGACCAATGCGCTGCTCGCCGAGGTGGCGAAGACGCAGGATCGGGTCGTCATCATCGAGGACACCCGCGAACTGCAATGCGCAGCGTCGAATCTCGTGGCGATGCGCACCAAGGATGGTGTCGCCACCTTGTCGGAACTGGTGCGGTCTTCGCTGCGCCTGCGTCCGGACCGCATTCCGATCGGTGAGGTGCGCGGCGCCGAGGCGCTCGATCTCCTCAAAGCCTGGGGCACCGGCCATCCGGGCGGCATCGGCACCATCCATGCTGGTTCCGGCATCGGCGCCCTGCGCCGCCTCGAACAACTCATCCAGGAAGCCGTCGTCACTGTGCCGCGCGCGATGATCGCGGAGACCATCGACCTCGTGGCCGTCCTCGCTGGCCGCGGCTCCGCGCGCCGGCTGGCCGAACTTGCCTGCGTCGAAGGGCTCGGCCCCGACGGCGATTACCGGATTTCCCTCGCTTTTCCCGACACCTCAATCCCTCACGTTCCAGGAGAACCTGCATGA
- a CDS encoding helix-turn-helix domain-containing protein, with the protein MNDRILMIGQLARRTGTKVETIRFYEKNGLLPAPSRTDGNYRAYEPGHLNRLSFIRRARELGFSLDQIREFLKLADDRSQSCAAIDAIAKEHRKEVERKIEDLTALKSELDRMIDQCGCGLVADCRIIESLSPLPART; encoded by the coding sequence ATGAACGACAGAATTCTGATGATCGGCCAATTGGCTAGACGAACGGGGACCAAGGTCGAGACGATCCGGTTCTACGAGAAGAACGGTCTCCTGCCCGCACCCTCGCGTACCGATGGCAACTACCGTGCATATGAGCCGGGCCACCTCAACCGCCTCAGCTTCATCAGGCGTGCGCGCGAGCTTGGTTTCTCGCTCGATCAGATCAGGGAGTTTCTCAAGCTGGCCGACGATCGTTCGCAGTCCTGCGCGGCGATTGATGCGATTGCAAAGGAGCACCGGAAGGAAGTCGAGCGAAAAATCGAAGACCTAACTGCGCTCAAGTCGGAACTGGACAGGATGATAGACCAGTGTGGATGCGGGCTGGTCGCAGATTGTAGGATAATAGAGAGCCTGTCTCCGCTGCCAGCCAGAACCTAA
- the trbF gene encoding conjugal transfer protein TrbF codes for MNIFKRPTTHYGKVPEPETPYQKAAQVWDERIGSARVQAKNWRYMAFGCLILSAGFAAALVWQSARGTVVPWVVQVDNLGQAQAVAPANADYRPTDPQIAFHLGRFIEQVRAIPADAIIVRQNWLRAYEFTTDRGAAALNDYARANDPFTKVGRQQIAVEVSSVIRASPDSFRVAWTERHFENGQLSTTERWTAILTVVIQPPRDAERLRANPLGIYINAISWSREMSQ; via the coding sequence ATGAACATCTTCAAACGACCGACGACCCATTACGGCAAGGTGCCGGAACCCGAGACTCCCTATCAAAAAGCCGCACAGGTCTGGGACGAACGCATCGGCTCGGCCCGCGTGCAGGCGAAGAACTGGCGCTATATGGCGTTCGGCTGTCTGATCCTCTCGGCCGGCTTTGCCGCCGCGCTCGTCTGGCAATCGGCGCGTGGAACCGTCGTGCCCTGGGTGGTGCAGGTGGACAATCTCGGTCAGGCGCAGGCTGTCGCGCCCGCGAACGCCGATTATCGCCCGACCGATCCGCAGATCGCCTTCCATCTCGGCCGCTTCATCGAGCAGGTCCGCGCGATCCCGGCGGACGCGATCATCGTCCGGCAGAACTGGCTTCGGGCTTACGAGTTCACCACCGACCGGGGCGCGGCGGCCTTGAACGATTATGCGCGGGCCAACGATCCCTTCACCAAGGTCGGCCGCCAGCAGATCGCCGTCGAGGTGTCGAGCGTCATCCGGGCTTCGCCGGACAGTTTCCGCGTCGCCTGGACCGAACGCCATTTCGAGAACGGCCAGCTTTCCACGACCGAGCGATGGACCGCGATCCTGACTGTCGTGATCCAGCCCCCGCGCGATGCCGAACGATTACGCGCCAATCCGCTGGGAATCTACATCAACGCAATTTCATGGTCGCGGGAGATGAGCCAATGA
- the trbJ gene encoding P-type conjugative transfer protein TrbJ, whose protein sequence is MTRTKTRISRMASASALALSLAAPLALAPDFITPAHAFFGGFGRIVYDPTNHAENLLTAARTLEQINNQITSLQNEAQMLINQARNLASLPHSSLQALQQNVQRTQQLLGQAQNIAFDVQNIDQMFQQDYGKLSLTATDTQMIADARSRWENTVGGLQDAMRVQAGVVGNIDSNRTQMSELVGQSQGATGALQATQAGNQLLALQSQQLSDLIAVISANGRANALTEAERATAAEQGRIQRERFLTPGSGYQPGNARMFN, encoded by the coding sequence ATGACGCGCACAAAGACCCGGATTTCCCGCATGGCCAGCGCTTCGGCGCTCGCCCTTTCGCTTGCCGCGCCGCTGGCGCTCGCGCCGGACTTCATCACCCCGGCCCATGCCTTCTTCGGCGGGTTCGGCCGGATCGTCTATGATCCGACCAACCACGCGGAGAATCTGCTGACCGCCGCCCGTACGCTGGAGCAGATCAACAACCAGATCACCTCGCTTCAGAACGAGGCGCAGATGCTGATCAACCAGGCCCGCAATCTCGCGAGCCTGCCTCACAGCTCGCTTCAGGCGCTTCAGCAGAACGTCCAGCGGACCCAGCAGCTTCTCGGGCAGGCCCAGAACATTGCGTTCGACGTTCAGAACATCGATCAGATGTTCCAGCAGGACTACGGCAAGCTGTCTTTGACCGCGACCGACACCCAGATGATCGCCGATGCGCGCTCGCGCTGGGAAAACACCGTCGGCGGCCTGCAGGACGCCATGCGCGTCCAGGCCGGCGTCGTCGGCAATATCGACAGCAATCGCACGCAAATGTCGGAGCTTGTCGGCCAAAGCCAGGGGGCGACCGGCGCGCTTCAGGCGACCCAGGCTGGCAACCAGCTTCTCGCCCTCCAGTCGCAGCAGCTTTCGGACCTGATCGCTGTCATCTCGGCCAATGGCCGGGCGAATGCCTTGACCGAGGCCGAACGCGCCACGGCAGCCGAACAGGGACGCATTCAGCGCGAGCGTTTCCTGACGCCGGGGTCAGGCTATCAGCCCGGCAACGCGCGAATGTTCAACTGA
- a CDS encoding bile acid:sodium symporter, producing MQKALAFVENNLLLLAVVTAALGLLVPSLGMVLESGISPLLALLMLVISLTFDAHAVKLVFRKPSRQLWALGLVYGPMSLAGWLTGRLFFGSGPLAAGQTLVGTLPTDVSAPLLVLLARGNVALAAVLNAVNTVLSPFIVPILFLLLTGIELQVPIGAIIMELVLIVVLPTVIGVYLRTRYPEAVGRHDGLYPSLGSVLYLLLLLAVVGPNAETILGYGWFALLIALAALTLNLIGYAVGSIAKVFVADRQELIAYLFTVSKKEFSIAAAFVAASGLPSEIAVPAAFFAVIQMITSPIAAKILASRGPALR from the coding sequence ATGCAGAAAGCCCTCGCCTTTGTTGAAAACAATCTCCTGCTGCTGGCCGTTGTAACGGCCGCGCTTGGCCTGCTCGTCCCTTCGCTCGGCATGGTCCTTGAAAGCGGCATAAGCCCGCTTCTGGCATTGCTGATGCTGGTCATCAGCCTGACATTCGACGCTCACGCCGTGAAGCTGGTTTTCCGGAAGCCGAGCCGGCAGCTTTGGGCGCTTGGCCTCGTCTATGGTCCCATGTCGCTCGCCGGATGGCTCACCGGGCGGCTGTTCTTCGGCTCTGGGCCGCTGGCCGCCGGTCAAACCCTTGTCGGCACTCTGCCGACTGACGTTTCCGCTCCGTTGCTGGTCCTGCTCGCACGCGGCAATGTCGCCCTCGCGGCGGTCCTCAATGCGGTCAACACAGTGCTTTCGCCCTTCATCGTGCCGATCCTGTTCCTGCTTCTCACCGGAATCGAGCTGCAAGTTCCCATCGGGGCGATCATCATGGAATTAGTGCTGATCGTGGTGCTGCCGACCGTGATCGGGGTCTACCTACGCACGCGATACCCGGAAGCGGTCGGCCGACACGATGGCCTCTATCCCTCTCTTGGTTCGGTGCTCTACCTGCTCCTGCTTCTGGCGGTCGTGGGTCCAAACGCCGAAACAATCCTCGGCTATGGCTGGTTCGCCCTCCTAATCGCGCTGGCCGCGCTCACGCTGAACCTGATCGGCTATGCGGTCGGGTCCATCGCAAAAGTCTTTGTGGCCGACCGGCAAGAGCTGATCGCCTACCTGTTCACGGTGAGCAAAAAGGAGTTCTCCATTGCGGCGGCGTTCGTAGCGGCGTCCGGGTTGCCCTCGGAAATCGCCGTGCCTGCCGCCTTCTTCGCTGTGATCCAGATGATTACGTCACCGATCGCCGCAAAGATTTTGGCATCGAGAGGCCCGGCGCTGCGGTGA
- the trbK-alt gene encoding putative entry exclusion protein TrbK-alt, with the protein MEGKVLARIAAIVFVAVAITAAIIEMSREEGPAPAPSVPALQPATDPLRLEQRRCQALGEAAANDADCLRTWAETRDRFLGKTPAPATPAQNGRP; encoded by the coding sequence ATGGAGGGGAAGGTGCTGGCCCGGATCGCGGCCATTGTGTTCGTGGCCGTGGCCATCACGGCGGCGATCATCGAGATGTCGCGTGAGGAAGGCCCCGCGCCAGCACCTTCCGTCCCAGCGCTTCAGCCCGCCACCGATCCGCTGCGTCTGGAACAGCGGCGTTGCCAGGCATTGGGCGAGGCGGCGGCCAATGATGCCGACTGCCTCCGAACCTGGGCCGAGACCCGCGATCGCTTCCTCGGCAAGACACCCGCGCCAGCGACCCCCGCACAGAACGGGAGACCGTGA